The Lolium perenne isolate Kyuss_39 chromosome 6, Kyuss_2.0, whole genome shotgun sequence genome segment tggcgagtgctagcgaggttgagttttttcttccgccagatttgtgctagggagttagacactaaagtgattgagaagctggatgaagaggcacccgtgttgctttgcgatctggagaagatctttcctccagggttttttaatccgatgcaacacatgatcctgcacctcgcggaggagtgcttaaaggggggcccgaattggggccgttggcagtttggtcccgagagagaaacacaaaagcttcgtcaaatgactggcaataaatgcaagatcgaagcatccatagccgaggcagtcctgaacgtggaggtggcaaacttcaccactaagcactatgatcccaacattcccacaaagcacaacccggtcctccgttacaatgccgccaacaatgaagaagtacccaagcttagcatcttcgtggggcttggtggcaagtcaagtggctcgaagccgtacagaacggacctacatgagcggaccttgatccactcgtatgtcttaaacaccatggtcgaagtgaagccgtacatcgagtaagtgcgaaccatttaattattcgcaaacattcactcgtatgttcgtggctaactcttcctcttttcatcggtataggaaattcaaggctatacattggaagaatacccacagggagcctaccccggaagaatccaagcaaattttcgataagggaggcggtttcggtttcagtagctggttttgtaatttggtactattctatccaaattagctagcacttccgacatttatcggtcatttctcattctaaacttctcgtgctaaacttgtaggcaagaactgacaaagagatgaagtcagagctaagaaaaattgctaggggctttgaccattccgtagaagcgttcaactcctatgacgtgaacgggtatcgcctgcactccatcaatacacaacaagccggcccaacgcgaagacaataaatagcggggtggtatgtcaaggtgatgatgggctccattactatggaagagtcgagggtatatacgagctgaattacgggtttcacaaagggctaaatcccgtcgtcttcaaatgccattggtttgacccacgtcgggtgagacgggatcctgaaattgggttggtcgaagttgaaaggaactccgtttataagggagaggatgtgtacatcttggcaacccaggcctttcaagtattctatctcccgtacgcgtgcagaaacccgacaaaacgtctacatggatgggatgttgtgatgacggtgccttcacgcaataggccgcccccgccaaacaaggacgattaccgccgcgtagacccctcagcaaggagtgtcgagttttatcaggaagaagggctccccggccatttcacaatcggcttgccgactatcgatgacatggtcgtagacgatgaacaagaagacgcgggcatggatggagacaatgcagaagatgaagctgaggatgtctgtgccccggaagacctgagtttgctcgaggcgttcaaagcagggattgccctcgatgcagatggaccacctccaggtttcattgatgattattggttcgccgagcctgatgacgatgaggagacacgcggtccaatcacggatggcgacacaggctactgatctatgtagtagtaattgtgaggctagcctatttgtaataactccgtgtaatagagattgtctagctaggttatttgtcgccatgtagtttattttaccataatgggtttatcttgtgcatgtagaaccctcctcagtacgtcggcaacgacgataggtgctttcgtgcgatggtcatgtggtggacatgcccccagtacctcaagaagcacgaggagggcaagaagaagcgggcagagatgcgaggtggatcgcatatccaaggcagcatccccatctctcttcacctgcagaaggaggtgagcaaattaatggttccttcattctttgaattcatgttatatatttgctaactctgcaagggtgtgccacttcactttattacatgttctcttttgcaggaagtcaggacaggagcgaagcctaacgtctttgccgtgctaaagaagatgaagcaaaggaagacgcctgatcctgagacggggtccgtgtgggttaacccgcaatccgagacccagtgcacgtcgtatgtctccaagttcaagcagaagtacggcgaggacgccaacccagaggccgaggactttgaccctgaggtcgcggtgcttgcgggagaaggcttgaagcatggccgcctatggtttggtgacgggtgcgtcgacccagcgagggttccctctctccgccagatccgtcgtggtcgtaagagcggccagcctgaggtagagccccggccacgggcttcggatctagctgtcgagcggttacgggtatgttcttcctcgggtctctacatttcctttacatgctttccattgaaatgttaatgacatcgcggcaacacaacgtaggaggagatggcagcaaaggagcaggcggcccaggagcaaagggcgcagatggagcagcagattctgcagtaccagcagcagcagacacagatgatgcagcagatgcaacatcagcagcagatgatgcagcagcagcaggcacagatgagctggctgatgagccagacggctctgtcttctccaccggggagtcttcctcctccaccttactctttgccgtggatgccgccaccgcccactcataccccggggacacctatcaccgtcaacaacatgaacatcatccggagcatgaacctcggtgagtcctcctacgcttgtgcccaacccgctacttgtgcttgttcaagtgttcaatatgcaaatgcaaatgttcattccatcaacctgcttatagattatatgtcacaaggcaatgacaatgaggccggcggaagcgaaggaggacaaggttgatggcatggtcttgGTGCACTTTGTCGGATTGTATGCTTGTAATGGATTGTAATAATGGACATTGCactatggactctatgtaacTTGTGTGGATGGACTATGGACTCTATGTAATGCATTGTATGCATGAATATGTGCGgttgatgtatttgtggtgttccCGTAGTGTTTGGTGATGTTATGTTAAAGATTATATGTTGCATATGCTATATTGTTAATTGCTATATTTGAAATGCAGGGAATACgcaaaaaacagcaaaaaaatgaaaaaaacagggccctttgccgtgtgtatgcacacggcaaaggacttttggtcactttgccgtgtgcacacgcacggcaaaggagccACGTGGCGGCAGCCTGTAGACCTGGGAAGCTGCTGGGGCGTGCCTGtaggggcctttgccgtgcgtgctggcgtgctggcgcacggcaaagccaacCGCACGGCACAGAGCTGCCGCACGGCAACGCTGGCCCGCACGGCAACGAGCTAGCTGCACGGCAACGTTGGCTCGCACGGCAAACATGTGCACACACGGCAAAGGCAGCGCGCACGGCAAAGCGCCTGCCGCACGGCAGCCCagggcacgcacggcaaaggccgttgccgtggaaactgtcgaagcgcacggcaaaggcgccGTTGCCGTCGGTTTCGTTGCCGTCCACGTTTTGCCGTgcgtgcacgcacggcaaaggctttgccgtgcattTAGGCGCCTTTGCCGTGCAATGTGCCGCACGGCAATGCCTCCTTTTCAAGTAGTGATAGCGACTTGTGGGTCACAAAGTAACAGAACAGACAAAGGGGAACTGGATGTTAAGGAGTATAAGTATTGGTCTAGGTCTCTAGGAGTCCGTATTTGTCTAGGTTTACTATCCTTGTATCTCAAGTcagatgtactatatattgtggcctttaccCCCTGATAATACAGGTTGTTGCTTCTAAACCAGGCATCTTATCGGGGGTTATGGAATAATTTCCCTTTAGATAATTCTTCAAATACTCTTCTACGCGTGGCTAAGAAAGGCCACACATGCACACATGCACACATGTACCAGGTTGCCCATGTACGTGATGCAATTGATCTGTGTCCAACATGGGTTTGAGATGTTACACTGATCTGACATGGACGAACTGAACCATGTGTCAGGTGGGGTCGTTTGTCCTAAACAAAATAAAAAGCACAACTCTACCATATTTCATTGGTACTACATACAACAAAGATACGGTAAAAAAATTTGTAACCTCTGTATTGGCTTGTTTCCTTCACCTGTCTAACTATATTCTTAAATACATGCAACCCATCCAAAAGAAAACATCATCTTAAAAATTATCATAATAAAGTCAAATACTACAATTTTAGTTTCTTATGTGTATATTGATGTTGCCGATTATGCATTTATGAGAAAATAGGCTCTGTCTGTATTTTATCTTATGTTCTTTTGATAAAAACAAACAACTCAATAATACGGGAAAAGAGGCAAGACCTACCAAGCGGCAAGAAACTTCTCCACTGCCAACTGCATATGAGCGGCCAGTACCAATAGCACCTTCTTCATATCCTCTTACACTGTTTGTCCCACCAATTGAAAATGCTTCATGAGGGGAAAAGTTTCCCTCCACGTGACCGCCAGAAGCGCTAGATCACAGAATAAGTGTTACAGAAAGTAACATACCAACAAAACGTAAGTCCACTGCTATGCAAAACCTCCAGGCAACACATATTTTCATTATAAGTCCATCAATGGCACGATGTGCACTTAAACATACCTTAGCATAAGTCGGGCAGGACCAATTTCATAACCCTGCTTCAAGTGTGCTGTCACTCTGTTGAATCTAAGCCATTGTGGAAGAATGGGCAGACCTTGTTCGGCATTAAAAACAAACTGGAAGCAGTAACAATGGTAGGATACAACCAGCTTTCAcaataaaaaaaattagaaagcACTAGAATGGTGTATGATTAATAGTAACCATTGTAGAGCTATGATCTCCAGAGTCTCTGTAGACACCTCCAAGCTTAGCCAGTAATGTGTAGTCATAAGGATCTCCGCTGCATTGTCATGACAGGATTATCAGATTTCAAATAGTAACTTAATCTGACAATTATATTCACGGTGTACCCAATTGTGTATACACATCTGGTGCAAACTAAAGTTGAACGAGACATCAAGATTTGAGACCTGACAGTTAACTGGTTGTTATTGACATCTCCCATCACAGGGTTGCCTTCTTTATCACGAGCACCAGCATGCTGCATAGAAACTAGAAAGTGTCAATAAAACACAATTACGCTATTTTTCGTAAAGGAGAAGTAAGAAAGTGAACAGTAATGCATCTTTATCCATTTTAATCAACAAGGTACTAAGTACTAACAAGTAACAACATCGCAGATTCCAATGAGCACATGACCATGTCTACTTTGGACTTCTGCTGACAGGCCTACTGGCAGTGGGGGAAAAGCAAATTGCTTAACAAACAATATGACTCACGTGTTTACCTGAAATATGAATCCAAATGTACCACTCCATTTAGGCCTTAATGGTCGACTATATTCGATGCCAGCAGTTACCCGTCCTATTGTAATAGGCCCATGATCTGGATGGTCCCCACCATGGATAACTGTTCCAGGAGTTGAAGAGCTCTGGAAAAGAAAAGAATTATAAGAGCATGCACATGATTCTCAGCTGATGGGAATGATGGAACAGTGAAGATGATATCATATTAAAGGTACATACCTGAACCATGACAGTTCTGGACGTCCTCTTATTGTCACCGTCAATCCAAGGGCCAGTGTAGCTTAAATGACAAAGCGAATCTATTTGGCCCCCCCTTAGTAAGAGATTCAACTTCTTGTTCCTCCCAAAAACATTACAATGAGAATATCCCAAGCTGTATAGAAACTCCAGTATGAGAAAAAAAAAAGTACATGTAGAATTTCTGTTGATACGGGC includes the following:
- the LOC127307584 gene encoding outer envelope protein 80, chloroplastic codes for the protein MGDVNNNQLTVSGDPYDYTLLAKLGGVYRDSGDHSSTMFVFNAEQGLPILPQWLRFNRVTAHLKQGYEIGPARLMLSASGGHVEGNFSPHEAFSIGGTNSVRGYEEGAIGTGRSYAVGSGEVSCRLFGPFEGVIFGDYGSDLGSGLNVPGKSCCTGVLLLIYLKPISGLWS